Proteins from a single region of Acidiferrobacteraceae bacterium:
- a CDS encoding archease, whose amino-acid sequence METSPAHWEHFDHGADIGVRGIAPTLAGAFEQAAVAMTAAMVDPQTVEAKERIELQCQAPDPELLLVDWLNALVYEMATRKMLFVRFAVNIEGEQLRASAWGEPVDVHRHEPAVEVKGATYTALRVHQDDAGHWIAETVIDV is encoded by the coding sequence GTGGAAACATCCCCCGCCCATTGGGAACACTTCGATCACGGCGCCGATATCGGTGTTCGCGGTATCGCGCCCACGCTCGCCGGCGCCTTCGAACAGGCGGCCGTGGCCATGACCGCGGCCATGGTGGACCCACAGACCGTCGAGGCGAAAGAAAGGATCGAACTGCAGTGCCAGGCGCCGGATCCGGAACTGCTGTTGGTGGACTGGCTCAACGCACTGGTCTACGAGATGGCGACTCGCAAGATGCTGTTCGTCCGATTCGCCGTGAACATCGAAGGCGAACAACTTCGGGCCAGCGCCTGGGGCGAACCCGTCGACGTGCATCGCCACGAACCCGCGGTGGAGGTCAAGGGCGCAACCTACACCGCATTGCGCGTCCATCAGGACGACGCTGGTCACTGGATCGCGGAGACCGTGATTGATGTGTGA